Proteins encoded by one window of Nasonia vitripennis strain AsymCx chromosome 5, Nvit_psr_1.1, whole genome shotgun sequence:
- the LOC100120706 gene encoding BTB/POZ domain-containing protein 7 isoform X1 — protein MNVFRALIPCALQRSGESGAGGEGDSSSGGCWFTGRGQGDDSRMTHRMGASASSSLAPVGGDSVQAARLSASGNPDPLSIIVRERKKRVTGFATLRKKFIRRRRSSKACDHGRIIRELVSSWSPLEASALLEEYEALAALKDLHVQAELARPPAATFKQDLSTLYDYKYCTDVDLVYRGACFPVHRALLSARCPYFRDLLAGCPGYGARICLELRSHNIEVSMFSGLLRYLYTGDVCPHDGSLDAGLLRRLGEEFGNPNPLEHDLRYLLDTGNYADAALVFTSDSDYQRPDSGSSEYGFRPKLELPCHKAILSARSPFFRNLIQRRTRSGEDHTERALHIPTRIVLDESVIPKRYAHVLLHAVYLDTVDLSLILRGSGCGNSAGSLSEVQALTHTGRMRPSPLEEAMELYQIGRFLELDILSQGCEDLILEWLTLDSLPTVLKWGSQPHGSAWVHRQALHYLREEFQPVASSPILHQLDHAHLSNVLQSHFLQASELEVLQAVLKWGEQELVRRMEDREPNLLSHTVHSVARKGVKKRDLSDIELREILSELLPLVRMDHVLPPNNEILAQAIRRGLVSTPPSHMIGDERENLRINAWIRGGKKNGLFVRPRLFMPYYEEIKALVEEQMVQEAELVRLRRARYIHDIPDTLYMVDEKPRVMGAAGVDILAAALPVPDSATMSAMLKREQKLRQSPSCQRAISLPLSSRHEINRQLRLRVVREFNLPDAVADLLENAACYSLGESDANSVSADEDCGSMMGLGGNSGLGASAAICYGRNMTFPRHAASYAHRHHELPAIVTEGENYRLSAEHLESNSCSDGHLSGIMPDVAMATASFGALQLVEQQELELDLGDGASHLLQQQQQQHQHQQQHQHQHHQQQQQQQQQQQASSSAGGGGQLHRPLLPHQRQRHFPGLPPAPYMYHRSAGGLPRFI, from the exons ggagagaaaaaagcgcgtAACGGGATTTGCAACGCTGCGAAAGAAGTTCATAAGGCGACGGCGCTCGTCAAAGGCCTGTGACCATGGCCGCATAATTCGCGAGCTTGTCTCAAGCTGGAGTCCTTTGGAAGCGAGCGCCTTGCTGGAGGAATACGAAGCGTTAGCTGCCCTCAAGGACCTGCACGTGCAAGCGGAGCTGGCCAGGCCACCCGCCGCCACCTTCAAGCAGGACCTCTCGACACTCTATGACTACAAGTACTGCACAGACGTCGATCTCGTCTACAGGGGCGCCTGCTTTCCCGTACACCGGGCGCTTCTTTCGGCGCGATGTCCATACTTCAGAGACTTACTCGCTGGTTGTCCGG GATACGGGGCTCGCATATGCTTGGAGTTACGGAGCCACAACATCGAGGTGTCGATGTTCTCGGGTCTACTGCGCTACCTGTACACGGGTGACGTGTGCCCGCACGATGGCTCCCTCGATGCGGGCCTACTGCGCCGGCTCGGCGAGGAGTTCGGCAATCCCAATCCTCTGGAGCACGACTTGCGCTACCTGTTAGACACGGGAAATTACGCGGACGCAGCCCTCGTCTTCACCTCGGACAGCGATTACCAAAGACCGGACAGCGGCAGTAGCGAATACGGCTTCAGGCCAAAGCTGGAGCTGCCCTGCCACAAGGCCATACTCTCGGCTCGCTCGCCCTTCTTCCGCAATCTCATCCAAAGGCGAACGAGATCTGGCGAGGACCATACGGAGCGCGCGCTGCACATACCCACGCGGATAGTCCTAGATGAGTCGGTTATACCCAAGCGATATGCCCACGTGCTACTGCACGCCGTCTATCTCGATACGGTTGACCTCTCGCTCATACTCCGGGGCAGCGGCTGCGGGAACAGCGCTGGCAGTCTAAGCGAG GTTCAGGCGTTAACACATACGGGTCGAATGCGACCTAGTCCATTAGAGGAAGCCATGGAATTATATCAAATAGGTCGATTTCTCGAGTTAGATATTCTTTCACAAGGCTGTGAAGATCTCATTTTGGAATGGCTCACGTTAGACTCTCTTCCGACGGTTCTCAA GTGGGGCAGCCAACCTCACGGCTCGGCGTGGGTGCACCGGCAAGCGCTGCATTACCTTAGAGAGGAATTCCAGCCGGTAGCCTCGTCGCCGATCCTGCATCAGCTCGATCATGCGCACCTGTCGAACGTCCTGCAAAGTCACTTTTTGCAGGCTAGCGAACTCGAAGTGCTCCAGGCAGTGCTGAAATGGGGTGAGCAGGAACTCGTTCGACGAATGGAGGACAGGGAACCGAACCTTCTGAGCCACACTGTTCACTCAGTCGCGAGAAAGGGCGTTAAGAAACGGGATCTCAGCGATATCGAGCTCCGCGAGATACTTAGCGAACTTCTGCCGCTCGTCAGGATGGATCACGTTTTACCGCCGAATAATGAAATACTTGCGCAGGCTATTAGGAGAGGATTGGTATCCACTCCACCGAGTCACATGATCGGCGACGAAAGGGAGAACTTGAGAATAAACGCTTGGATAAGGGGTGGAAAGAAAAACGGATTATTCGTGCGGCCTCGTCTTTTTATGCCATATTATGAAGAAATAAAG GCTCTAGTCGAAGAACAAATGGTTCAAGAAGCAGAACTAGTAAGGCTGAGAAGAGCAAGATACATCCATGATATTCCTGACACATTGTATATGGTTGACGAAAAACCAAGGGTAATGGGAGCTGCTGGAGTCGATATTTTGGCAGCTGCTCTACCAG TTCCAGATTCTGCTACTATGTCAGCTATGCTGAAGCGCGAACAAAAACTGAGACAATCTCCCAGTTGTCAACGAGCCATCAGCTTACCGCTATCGTCGCGTCATGAAATCAACAGACAATTGCGATTGCGTGTCGTCAGAGAATTCAACTTACCCGACGCGGTGGCTGATCTTCTCGAA AACGCAGCGTGCTACAGCCTGGGAGAGTCGGACGCGAATTCGGTATCAGCCGACGAGGACTGCGGCTCCATGATGGGCCTGGGCGGTAACAGTGGTCTCGGCGCCTCTGCGGCTATCTGTTACGGGCGTAATATGACTTTCCCGCGACATGCAGCCTCCTACGCACACAGACACCACGAGCTGCCAGCCATCGTCACCGAAGGAGAGAACTACAGACTTTCCGCCGAG CACCTGGAGAGCAACTCTTGCAGCGACGGCCACCTCTCGGGCATAATGCCGGACGTGGCAATGGCCACTGCCTCTTTCGGGGCCCTCCAGCTCGTCGAGCAGCAGGAGCTCGAGCTCGACCTCGGTGATGGCGCTTCCCACCTGctacaacagcagcaacagcagcatcagcaccagcagcagcatcagcaccagcatcatcagcagcagcagcaacagcagcagcagcaacaggcCTCGTCTTCCGCCGGAGGCGGCGGCCAGCTTCACCGTCCCCTTCTTCCGCACCAACGCCAAAGACACTTTCCCGGGCTGCCGCCCGCACCCTACATGTACCACCGTTCTGCCGGTGGTCTGCCGCGATTTATATAG
- the LOC107981755 gene encoding uncharacterized protein LOC107981755, producing the protein MPELNEPVPLQDLEGLLQQTLGGPLSVQVTDWKHLTDPGENFGSLILAVNVNVTKNGKPETHHLVCKMPPKSDYLLDLFNSPMAFKKEIYFYTKIAPAFLQLQMNSGITENELIKLVPQFYGGRMGLAGGDKFDSQASIVLENLNYSGYSTKDRIAGMDLEHMEYGTRELAKLHAITCGYRVLNPKDFAETIAPGLVPAHNDVAMQCVMEMIGKAVDNLKKMDDAKPHMDKVFKTLEFCEKTEKENKPPIERWCTFVHNDFWVNNMMYRYSNNNKILGMKMVDFQLSACDYGMKDLIFFLISSAKKEIIDNNLNDLITLYYETFIDTLKSLKVDTKDFPREEFDRLLKECAPLKFPQCIMMIQVIKATRGSAPDVNSIKNSEAFLSIGKGQLYEDKLLHVLLTFVKNGWLAN; encoded by the exons ATGCCAGAACTAAACGAGCCGGTGCCGCTTCAAGACCTGGAGGGTTTGCTCCAGCAGACGTTGGGCGGCCCATTATCTGTTCAGGTGACTGACTGGAAACATCTCACGGACCCCGGTGAGAACTTCGGCAGCCTCATTCTGGCCGTAAACGTAAACGTGACAAAAAATGGTAAACCGGAGACGCATCACCTAGTTTGCAAGATGCCACCTAAATCTGACTACCTACTGGACCTTTTTAATAGTCCGATGGCTTTTAAAAaagagatttatttttatacaaaaattgctCCGGCTTTCCTTCAGCTTCAG ATGAACAGTGGGATCACTGAGAACGAACTTATCAAACTCGTCCCACAGTTTTATGGAGGTCGTATGGGACTGGCTGGTGGTGATAAGTTCGACAGCCAAGCCTCGATCGTTCTCGAGAACCTCAACTACTCTGGCTACTCGACGAAAGACCGTATTGCAGGAATGGATCTCGAGCACATGGAGTACGGAACACGCGAACTCGCGAAACTACACGCCATTACTTGTGGTTATAGAGTCTTGAATCCAAAAGATTTCGCGGAGACGATTGCACCGGGTCTCGTGCCTGCACACAACGATGTTGCTATGCAGTGCGTCATGGAGATGATCGGCAAGGCCGTGGACAATCTGAAGAAAATGGACGATGCTAAACCACACATGGATAAAGTGTTTAAAACACTGGAATTTTGTGAGAAAACGGAAAAGGAGAACAAGCCACCAATCG aacGCTGGTGTACCTTCGTTCACAATGATTTCTGGGTGAACAACATGATGTACCGttacagcaacaacaacaaaatccTTGGCATGAAGATGGTGGACTTTCAGTTGAGCGCCTGCGACTACGGTATGAAGGATCTGATCTTTTTCCTCATTTCCAGTGCGAAAAAGGAAATCATCGATAACAATTTGAACGACCTTATCACTCTGTATTACGAAACGTTTATCGACACTCTGAAATCGCTAAAAGTCGACACTAAGGACTTTCCCAGGGAAGAGTTCGACAGACTGCTGAAAGAGTGTGCACCGCTCAAATTCCCGCAATGTATTATGATGATTCAGGTGATCAAGGCAACTCGAGGCTCTGCTCCTGACGTCAACAGCATTAAGAACTCGGAGGCCTTCCTAAGCATCGGCAAGGGTCAGCTTTACGAGGACAAGCTGCTCCACGTTTTACTAACGTTTGTAAAGAATGGATGGCTAGCCAATTAA
- the LOC100120706 gene encoding BTB/POZ domain-containing protein 7 isoform X2 yields MNVFRALIPCALQRSGESGAGGEGDSSSGGCWFTGRGQGDDSRMTHRMGASASSSLAPVGGDSVQAARLSASGNPDPLSIIVRERKKRVTGFATLRKKFIRRRRSSKACDHGRIIRELVSSWSPLEASALLEEYEALAALKDLHVQAELARPPAATFKQDLSTLYDYKYCTDVDLVYRGACFPVHRALLSARCPYFRDLLAGCPGYGARICLELRSHNIEVSMFSGLLRYLYTGDVCPHDGSLDAGLLRRLGEEFGNPNPLEHDLRYLLDTGNYADAALVFTSDSDYQRPDSGSSEYGFRPKLELPCHKAILSARSPFFRNLIQRRTRSGEDHTERALHIPTRIVLDESVIPKRYAHVLLHAVYLDTVDLSLILRGSGCGNSAGSLSEALTHTGRMRPSPLEEAMELYQIGRFLELDILSQGCEDLILEWLTLDSLPTVLKWGSQPHGSAWVHRQALHYLREEFQPVASSPILHQLDHAHLSNVLQSHFLQASELEVLQAVLKWGEQELVRRMEDREPNLLSHTVHSVARKGVKKRDLSDIELREILSELLPLVRMDHVLPPNNEILAQAIRRGLVSTPPSHMIGDERENLRINAWIRGGKKNGLFVRPRLFMPYYEEIKALVEEQMVQEAELVRLRRARYIHDIPDTLYMVDEKPRVMGAAGVDILAAALPVPDSATMSAMLKREQKLRQSPSCQRAISLPLSSRHEINRQLRLRVVREFNLPDAVADLLENAACYSLGESDANSVSADEDCGSMMGLGGNSGLGASAAICYGRNMTFPRHAASYAHRHHELPAIVTEGENYRLSAEHLESNSCSDGHLSGIMPDVAMATASFGALQLVEQQELELDLGDGASHLLQQQQQQHQHQQQHQHQHHQQQQQQQQQQQASSSAGGGGQLHRPLLPHQRQRHFPGLPPAPYMYHRSAGGLPRFI; encoded by the exons ggagagaaaaaagcgcgtAACGGGATTTGCAACGCTGCGAAAGAAGTTCATAAGGCGACGGCGCTCGTCAAAGGCCTGTGACCATGGCCGCATAATTCGCGAGCTTGTCTCAAGCTGGAGTCCTTTGGAAGCGAGCGCCTTGCTGGAGGAATACGAAGCGTTAGCTGCCCTCAAGGACCTGCACGTGCAAGCGGAGCTGGCCAGGCCACCCGCCGCCACCTTCAAGCAGGACCTCTCGACACTCTATGACTACAAGTACTGCACAGACGTCGATCTCGTCTACAGGGGCGCCTGCTTTCCCGTACACCGGGCGCTTCTTTCGGCGCGATGTCCATACTTCAGAGACTTACTCGCTGGTTGTCCGG GATACGGGGCTCGCATATGCTTGGAGTTACGGAGCCACAACATCGAGGTGTCGATGTTCTCGGGTCTACTGCGCTACCTGTACACGGGTGACGTGTGCCCGCACGATGGCTCCCTCGATGCGGGCCTACTGCGCCGGCTCGGCGAGGAGTTCGGCAATCCCAATCCTCTGGAGCACGACTTGCGCTACCTGTTAGACACGGGAAATTACGCGGACGCAGCCCTCGTCTTCACCTCGGACAGCGATTACCAAAGACCGGACAGCGGCAGTAGCGAATACGGCTTCAGGCCAAAGCTGGAGCTGCCCTGCCACAAGGCCATACTCTCGGCTCGCTCGCCCTTCTTCCGCAATCTCATCCAAAGGCGAACGAGATCTGGCGAGGACCATACGGAGCGCGCGCTGCACATACCCACGCGGATAGTCCTAGATGAGTCGGTTATACCCAAGCGATATGCCCACGTGCTACTGCACGCCGTCTATCTCGATACGGTTGACCTCTCGCTCATACTCCGGGGCAGCGGCTGCGGGAACAGCGCTGGCAGTCTAAGCGAG GCGTTAACACATACGGGTCGAATGCGACCTAGTCCATTAGAGGAAGCCATGGAATTATATCAAATAGGTCGATTTCTCGAGTTAGATATTCTTTCACAAGGCTGTGAAGATCTCATTTTGGAATGGCTCACGTTAGACTCTCTTCCGACGGTTCTCAA GTGGGGCAGCCAACCTCACGGCTCGGCGTGGGTGCACCGGCAAGCGCTGCATTACCTTAGAGAGGAATTCCAGCCGGTAGCCTCGTCGCCGATCCTGCATCAGCTCGATCATGCGCACCTGTCGAACGTCCTGCAAAGTCACTTTTTGCAGGCTAGCGAACTCGAAGTGCTCCAGGCAGTGCTGAAATGGGGTGAGCAGGAACTCGTTCGACGAATGGAGGACAGGGAACCGAACCTTCTGAGCCACACTGTTCACTCAGTCGCGAGAAAGGGCGTTAAGAAACGGGATCTCAGCGATATCGAGCTCCGCGAGATACTTAGCGAACTTCTGCCGCTCGTCAGGATGGATCACGTTTTACCGCCGAATAATGAAATACTTGCGCAGGCTATTAGGAGAGGATTGGTATCCACTCCACCGAGTCACATGATCGGCGACGAAAGGGAGAACTTGAGAATAAACGCTTGGATAAGGGGTGGAAAGAAAAACGGATTATTCGTGCGGCCTCGTCTTTTTATGCCATATTATGAAGAAATAAAG GCTCTAGTCGAAGAACAAATGGTTCAAGAAGCAGAACTAGTAAGGCTGAGAAGAGCAAGATACATCCATGATATTCCTGACACATTGTATATGGTTGACGAAAAACCAAGGGTAATGGGAGCTGCTGGAGTCGATATTTTGGCAGCTGCTCTACCAG TTCCAGATTCTGCTACTATGTCAGCTATGCTGAAGCGCGAACAAAAACTGAGACAATCTCCCAGTTGTCAACGAGCCATCAGCTTACCGCTATCGTCGCGTCATGAAATCAACAGACAATTGCGATTGCGTGTCGTCAGAGAATTCAACTTACCCGACGCGGTGGCTGATCTTCTCGAA AACGCAGCGTGCTACAGCCTGGGAGAGTCGGACGCGAATTCGGTATCAGCCGACGAGGACTGCGGCTCCATGATGGGCCTGGGCGGTAACAGTGGTCTCGGCGCCTCTGCGGCTATCTGTTACGGGCGTAATATGACTTTCCCGCGACATGCAGCCTCCTACGCACACAGACACCACGAGCTGCCAGCCATCGTCACCGAAGGAGAGAACTACAGACTTTCCGCCGAG CACCTGGAGAGCAACTCTTGCAGCGACGGCCACCTCTCGGGCATAATGCCGGACGTGGCAATGGCCACTGCCTCTTTCGGGGCCCTCCAGCTCGTCGAGCAGCAGGAGCTCGAGCTCGACCTCGGTGATGGCGCTTCCCACCTGctacaacagcagcaacagcagcatcagcaccagcagcagcatcagcaccagcatcatcagcagcagcagcaacagcagcagcagcaacaggcCTCGTCTTCCGCCGGAGGCGGCGGCCAGCTTCACCGTCCCCTTCTTCCGCACCAACGCCAAAGACACTTTCCCGGGCTGCCGCCCGCACCCTACATGTACCACCGTTCTGCCGGTGGTCTGCCGCGATTTATATAG